A window from Symphalangus syndactylus isolate Jambi chromosome 22, NHGRI_mSymSyn1-v2.1_pri, whole genome shotgun sequence encodes these proteins:
- the RPA2 gene encoding LOW QUALITY PROTEIN: replication protein A 32 kDa subunit (The sequence of the model RefSeq protein was modified relative to this genomic sequence to represent the inferred CDS: deleted 1 base in 1 codon), giving the protein MGREDRNKRSIREPRLAEARSTRELTGSAIRGKEFVAPEKSSQSGAVAVAFCGFPRFPQTRTFSASLRRIVTKMWNSGFESYGSSSYGGAGGYTQSPGGFGSPAPSQAEKKSRARAQHIVPCTISQLLSATLVDEVFRIGNVEISQVTIVGIIRHAEKAPTNIVYKIDDMTAAPMDVRQWVDTDDASSENTVVPPETYVKVAGHLRSFQNKKSLVAFKIMPLEDMNEFTTHILEVINAHMVLSKANSQPSAGRAPISNPGMSEAGNFGGNTFMPANGLTVAQNQVLNLIKACPRPEGLNFQDLKNQLKHMSVSSIKQAVDFLSNEGHIYSTVDDDHFKSTDAE; this is encoded by the exons ATGGGCAGAGAAGACAGGAACAAGCGTAGCATTCGTGAGCCCCGATTGGCTGAAGCGAGAAGCACT CGGGAGCTGACTGGCTCCGCCATTCGCGGGAAGGAGTTTGTGGCGCCAGAGAAAAGTAGCCAGAGCGGCGCAGTGGCGGTCGCGTTCTGTGGTTTTCCGCGATTCCCCCAGACCCGAACCTTCTCTGCCTCTTTGCGGAGAATCGTGACCAAGATGTGGAACA GTGGATTCGAAAGCTATGGCAGCTCCTCATACGGGGGAGCCGGCGGCTACACGCAGTCCCCGGGGGGCTTTGGATCGCCCGCACCTTCTCAGGCCGAAAAGAAATCA agaGCCCGAGCCCAGCACATTGTGCCCTGTACTATATCTCAGCTGCTTTCTGCCACTTTGGTTGATGAAGTGTTCAGAATTGGGAATGTTGAGATTTCACAG GTCACTATTGTGGGGATCATCAGACACGCAGAGAAGGCTCCGACCAACATTGTTTACAAAATAGATGACATGACAGCTGCACCCATGGACGTTCGCCAGTGGGTTGACACAGAT GATGCCAGCAGTGAAAACACTGTGGTTCCTCCAGAAACATATGTGAAAGTGGCAGGCCACCTGAGATCTTTTCAG aataaaaagagCCTGGTAGCCTTTAAGATCATGCCCCTGGAGGATATGAATGAGTTCACCACACATATTCTGGAAGTGATCAATGCACACATGGTACTAAGCAAAGCCAACAGCCAG CCCTCAGCAGGGAGAGCACCTATCAGCAATCCAGGAATGAGTGAAGCCGGGAACTTCGGTGGGAATACCTTCATGCCAGCAAATGGCCTCACTGTGGCCCAAAACCAG GTGTTGAATTTGATTAAGGCTTGTCCAAGACCTGAAGGGTTGAACTTTCAGGATCTCAAGAACCAGCTGAAACACATGTCTGTATCCTCAATCAA gcaAGCTGTGGATTTTCTGAGCAATGAGGGGCACATCTATTCTACTGTGGATGATGACCATTttaaatccacagatgcagaataA